A genomic window from Lotus japonicus ecotype B-129 chromosome 1, LjGifu_v1.2 includes:
- the LOC130734050 gene encoding transcription termination factor MTERF4, chloroplastic, whose translation MSFSGELTKPSFSIGQTEMPILTFGHSKLGATLALRLPCNCFRRMGLITKLQYSVTNSVLASRTVDSPGSKRDSGPVSRRRGGPSSLYVRPSLSDMKKDKAVMREKVYEFLRGIGVVPDELDGLELPVTVDVMRERVDFLHSLGLTIEDINNYPLVLGCSVKKNMIPVLDFLGKLGVRKSTFTQFLQRYPQVLHASVVVDLVPVVKYLEGMDIRPNDIPRVLERYPELLGFKLEGTMSTSVAYLIGIGVGRRELGGVLTRYPEILGMRVGRVIKPFVEYLESLGIPRLAVARLIENRPYILGFGLDEKVKPNVKSLEEFNVRRTSLPSVIAQYPDIIGTDLKQKLLNQRSVLNSVLDLDPEDFGRIVEKMPQVVSLSSGPLLMHVDFLKDCGFSSQQMGKMIVGCPQLLALDINIMKLSFDFFHMEMGRPLEDLVTFPAFFTYGLESTIKPRHKMVAKKGLKCSLSWMLNCSNEKFEQRMDYDTIDMEEMEMEPSFDMNSLMQPRSDGSDSDYEDSDDDYD comes from the coding sequence ATGTCCTTTTCTGGTGAATTAACAAAACCCAGTTTTTCAATTGGTCAAACAGAAATGCCTATTCTTACATTTGGTCATTCTAAGTTGGGTGCTACACTAGCTCTTAGGTTGCCATGTAACTGCTTTAGGAGGATGGGGTTGATTACAAAGCTTCAGTATTCTGTTACGAATAGTGTATTGGCTTCTAGAACTGTGGATTCGCCGGGGTCCAAGCGGGACTCTGGTCCGGTGAGTAGGAGGCGGGGAGGCCCCTCGTCGCTATACGTTCGGCCTAGTTTATCGGATATGAAGAAAGATAAGGCGGTGATGCGTGAGAAGGTTTATGAGTTCTTGCGGGGGATCGGCGTTGTTCCTGATGAGCTTGATGGTCTTGAACTTCCTGTGACGGTTGATGTTATGAGGGAGCGCGTGGATTTTCTTCACAGCTTGGGGCTTACGATTGAGGACATTAACAACTATCCACTTGTTCTTGGCTGCAGTGTCAAGAAGAACATGATTCCTGTGCTTGATTTCCTTGGAAAATTGGGGGTCAGGAAATCCACTTTCACGCAGTTTTTGCAGAGATATCCACAGGTTCTCCATGCCAGTGTGGTTGTGGATCTTGTACCGGTGGTCAAGTATCTTGAGGGGATGGATATCAGGCCCAATGATATTCCTCGTGTTCTCGAGAGGTACCCTGAATTGCTAGGATTCAAACTTGAGGGAACCATGAGCACATCGGTTGCTTATTTGATTGGTATTGGTGTGGGGAGAAGAGAACTTGGAGGTGTCTTAACTAGATATCCAGAGATTTTGGGGATGCGAGTTGGTAGAGTCATCAAGCCTTTTGTGGAATATCTAGAAAGCTTGGGAATTCCAAGGCTAGCTGTAGCTAGATTGATAGAGAATCGGCCTTATATTCTTGGGTTTGGGCTGGATGAGAAGGTGAAGCCAAACGTCAAATCGCTTGAAGAGTTTAATGTTAGGAGAACATCACTTCCCTCTGTAATTGCGCAGTATCCTGATATCATTGGAACTGACTTGAAGCAAAAGCTTCTCAATCAGAGAAGTGTGCTCAATTCTGTACTTGATTTGGATCCTGAGGATTTTGGACGAATTGTTGAGAAGATGCCACAGGTAGTTAGCCTCAGCAGTGGACCTTTGCTGATGCATGTTGATTTTCTTAAGGATTGTGGGTTTTCCTCGCAGCAGATGGGGAAGATGATTGTTGGGTGCCCTCAACTACTTGCTTTAGACATTAACATCATGAAACTCAGCTTCGATTTCTTCCATATGGAAATGGGAAGGCCTTTGGAGGACTTGGTTACTTTTCCAGCATTCTTCACGTATGGTTTGGAGTCAACTATAAAACCTAGGCATAAGATGGTGGCCAAGAAAGGGTTGAAGTGTTCTCTGTCATGGATGCTGAATTGTTCTAATGAGAAATTTGAGCAGCGAATGGACTATGACACTATTGATATGGAAGAGATGGAAATGGAACCATCATTTGACATGAATTCATTGATGCAGCCAAGGAGTGATGGATCAGATTCTGATTATGAAGACAGtgatgatgattatgattaG